One Oryza brachyantha chromosome 3, ObraRS2, whole genome shotgun sequence DNA segment encodes these proteins:
- the LOC102703293 gene encoding eukaryotic peptide chain release factor subunit 1-3 has product MSDGQETDKNIEIWKIKKLIKALESARGNGTSMISLIMPPRDQVSRVTKMLGDEYGTASNIKSRVNRQSVLAAITSAQQRLKLYNKVPPNGLVLYTGTIVTEDGKEKKVTIDFEPFKPINASLYLCDNKFHTEALNELLESDDKFGFIVMDGNGTLFGTLSGNTREILHKFTVDLPKKHGRGGQSALRFARLRMEKRHNYVRKTAELATQFFINPATSQPNVSGLILAGSADFKTELSQSDMFDQRLQAKILNVVDVSYGGENGFNQAIELSAEILANVKFIQEKKLIGKYFEEISQDTGKYVFGVDDTLKTLEMGAVETLIVWENLDVNRYVLKNSATGETVIKHLNKEQEADQSNFRDPSTNAELEVQDKTSLLEWFANEYKKFGCTLEFVTNKSQEGSQFCRGFGGIGGILRYQLDIRSFDELSDDEEGVYEDSD; this is encoded by the coding sequence ATGTCTGATGGTCAGGAAACTGACAAGAATATTGAGATTTGGAAGATTAAGAAGTTGATCAAGGCACTGGAGTCTGCTAGAGGCAATGGCACAAGCATGATCTCTCTCATTATGCCCCCACGTGATCAAGTATCCCGTGTGACCAAGATGCTGGGTGATGAATATGGTACTGCTTCAAATATCAAGAGTAGAGTCAATCGACAATCTGTTTTGGCTGCCATCACATCAGCTCAGCAGAGGCTCAAGCTGTACAACAAGGTTCCGCCAAATGGACTTGTTCTCTACACAGGAACAATTGTTACTGAAGATGGCAAGGAAAAGAAAGTCACTATTGATTTTGAGCCATTCAAGCCCATCAATGCATCGTTATATCTCTGTGACAACAAATTCCACACTGAAGCTTTGAATGAGCTCTTGGAATCCGATGACAAGTTTGGCTTCATTGTTATGGATGGTAATGGAACTCTTTTTGGTACACTGAGCGGCAATACTCGTGAGATCCTTCACAAATTCACTGTAGATCTCCCAAAGAAGCATGGAAGAGGAGGGCAGTCTGCTCTTCGTTTTGCTCGGCTTCGGATGGAGAAGCGTCATAACTATGTCCGAAAGACGGCTGAACTTGCTACTCAGTTCTTCATCAATCCAGCTACCAGTCAGCCTAATGTTTCTGGACTAATTTTGGCTGGTTCTGCTGATTTTAAAACAGAACTAAGTCAATCTGACATGTTTGATCAGCGTCTTCAAGCCAAGATACTTAATGTTGTTGATGTTTCATATGGTGGTGAGAATGGTTTCAACCAAGCCATTGAGTTATCAGCTGAAATTCTAGCAAATGTGAAATTCATACAGGAGAAAAAATTGATTGGGAAGTACTTTGAAGAGATTAGTCAAGATACCGGAAAGTATGTTTTTGGTGTTGATGATACCCTTAAGACTCTTGAAATGGGTGCTGTTGAGACATTAATAGTGTGGGAAAACCTTGATGTCAACAGATATGTCCTTAAGAACAGCGCTACCGGAGAAACTGTAATAAAACATCTAAACAAAGAGCAAGAAGCTGATCAGAGCAATTTCCGCGATCCATCAACCAATGCTGAGTTAGAAGTTCAGGACAAAACATCCCTTCTGGAGTGGTTTGCTAACGAGTACAAAAAGTTCGGATGCACACTTGAGTTTGTTACCAACAAATCCCAGGAGGGCTCACAGTTCTGCAGAGGCTTTGGCGGCATTGGTGGCATTTTGCGCTATCAGCTGGACATTCGTTCTTTCGATGAGCTTTCTGATGATGAGGAGGGTGTCTATGAAGACTCTGATTAG